Proteins encoded within one genomic window of Kibdelosporangium phytohabitans:
- a CDS encoding pyridoxamine 5'-phosphate oxidase family protein has translation MSESFAELQEDFLRITREVVLCTVTTVGSNGRPRSRILHPIWEVRDGNPVGWVYTLPVGVKASHLAANPYVAVSYWSHAQEVVLSECLATWVEDAETKKYVYDLFNTTPEPIGFDLALFGVDSPESPMFSVLKLEPSRVQVLTDFPNTFTPRMAKI, from the coding sequence ATGTCGGAGTCGTTCGCCGAACTGCAGGAGGACTTCCTGCGCATCACGCGTGAGGTCGTGCTGTGCACAGTGACGACCGTGGGCAGCAACGGCAGGCCGCGGTCACGCATCCTGCACCCGATCTGGGAGGTCCGCGACGGCAACCCGGTCGGCTGGGTCTACACCCTCCCAGTCGGCGTGAAGGCGAGTCACCTGGCGGCGAACCCGTACGTGGCGGTCTCCTACTGGAGCCACGCCCAGGAAGTCGTGCTCAGCGAGTGCCTCGCGACGTGGGTGGAGGACGCCGAGACGAAGAAGTACGTGTACGACCTGTTCAACACGACGCCGGAGCCGATCGGTTTCGACCTCGCCCTGTTCGGTGTGGACAGCCCGGAGAGCCCGATGTTCTCCGTGCTGAAGCTCGAACCGTCGAGGGTTCAGGTGCTGACCGACTTCCCGAACACGTTCACGCCGCGGATGGCCAAGATCTGA
- a CDS encoding FAD-dependent oxidoreductase, with amino-acid sequence MSFHVVVIGGGTGGLSLAHGLCKAGVSVAVYERQRVRTDRLQGFRLQVNPEGSRSLRECLPDDLWEEFIGYCGEPDGDTVLTDVQLNEIMRVGAPPPAHDNPIGVPRAISRTTLQRLLSSGLDGVVRYDKEFVHYERQSDGRVRCHFADGTTTTADLVVGADGGNSRVREQLLPRAERVNTGIFSTGGKFPLTPETVELLPRRLTEGPNAALASHACGIFTMPFWHSRPDEEDYITWSYSTSASFHPPRSAEMDGEEIKDVVGRLMTGWHPALRRVVAESDPRSAIVLPIYTAKRVRPWRTENVTVLGDAIHSMTPFMGAGANTAIRDAALLTGNLVAVHSGQRELLDAVRDYEAKMLEYGFTMVRASLALANMFVSESWLLRDVVKSTAKALSLIPPLKRKLLTP; translated from the coding sequence ATGTCGTTTCACGTCGTCGTGATCGGCGGTGGGACGGGCGGTCTGTCGCTCGCACACGGGTTGTGCAAGGCCGGTGTCAGCGTCGCAGTGTACGAACGGCAACGGGTTCGCACCGACCGGTTGCAGGGATTCAGGCTGCAGGTCAACCCGGAGGGATCGCGGTCGCTGCGCGAATGCCTCCCGGACGACCTGTGGGAGGAGTTCATCGGGTACTGCGGCGAACCGGACGGCGACACAGTGCTCACGGACGTGCAGCTCAACGAGATCATGCGAGTCGGTGCGCCGCCGCCCGCGCATGACAATCCGATCGGCGTACCGCGCGCCATCAGCAGGACCACGTTGCAGCGGCTGCTGTCGTCGGGACTGGACGGCGTGGTGCGATACGACAAGGAGTTCGTCCACTACGAAAGGCAGTCGGACGGTCGCGTCCGGTGTCACTTCGCCGACGGCACGACCACCACAGCGGACCTCGTGGTCGGCGCCGACGGCGGGAACTCCAGGGTGCGTGAGCAGTTGCTGCCCAGGGCCGAGCGGGTCAACACCGGCATCTTCTCGACGGGAGGCAAGTTCCCGCTCACGCCGGAGACGGTGGAACTCCTGCCGCGGCGGTTGACAGAAGGACCGAACGCCGCACTCGCGTCCCACGCTTGCGGTATCTTCACCATGCCGTTCTGGCACAGCAGGCCGGACGAGGAGGACTACATCACGTGGTCCTACTCGACCTCGGCGAGCTTCCACCCACCGAGATCGGCCGAAATGGACGGTGAGGAGATCAAGGACGTCGTCGGCAGGTTGATGACGGGATGGCACCCGGCGCTGCGGCGGGTGGTCGCCGAGTCGGACCCGCGCAGCGCGATCGTGCTGCCCATCTACACCGCGAAGCGGGTGCGGCCGTGGCGGACCGAGAACGTCACCGTGCTGGGGGACGCCATCCACAGCATGACGCCGTTCATGGGCGCGGGCGCCAACACCGCCATCCGTGACGCGGCCCTGCTGACAGGCAACCTCGTGGCAGTGCACAGCGGGCAGCGTGAACTGCTGGACGCCGTACGCGACTACGAGGCCAAGATGTTGGAATACGGCTTCACCATGGTCCGCGCGTCGCTGGCGCTCGCGAACATGTTCGTGTCGGAGAGCTGGTTGCTGCGCGACGTGGTGAAGTCGACGGCGAAGGCCCTCTCCTTGATCCCACCGCTGAAGCGCAAGCTGCTCACCCCCTGA